The Manihot esculenta cultivar AM560-2 chromosome 8, M.esculenta_v8, whole genome shotgun sequence genomic interval AATCAAAGATCTCACTCCATTAGGTTCATCATGCAAATTGTGAGTTCCCCTTTACATCGCTAAATACATATTTACaccctaaaattttattagaaaagtatgaaattgaatattaaaaacGTCTCATGAACCAGTTAAACAATTTAAAggcataattaaaattaaaaaaaaattactaaatccctataatataaagaaattagtctctttattttaaaaaatatatattttgcatcttaaaaagtctattaattaattttttttattaattttatccattgaatattgtaaaaaaaaaacttaaaaaaccTAAAATATTATgctaataaaatttatacaaaattaaagaatcaattaataaatttttcaaactataaagactaaatagtaaaatatttatatataaaaattaaaaaaaataaattaataaaatttttaaacattagaaatattttaatttatttcttaaaatagaaatcaattaataaatttttctatatcatataaataaatttctcaTAAAATAAGTTATATTCTTAATACAAAGTGATAAATTACAATCAGGCTGACTTATATTCATAACACTCAAATTATCACCTAATTTTACCATTAACAATTAGTAACTTAATAATAAtcattatacatataaattttaaaattaaaacttaccctatattttctataaaaaaatatgttttcttTAAATTCAAATTCGTCTATATAGAAAATTTGGGAATGACAAGGTTTATCTTAATTCCACTTTTAACAAGActtttctgatttttttttcggGTTTCGTGTCTCATCACATTTTGGCCAACTCCAAACTACAAAAAGTGAAATCAAGCAGAAGATAAGAAGAATATCTTCCAGTCACCAACAATAAAGTGCGGGGAAATTacctaaatataatttaattttctcaaaATAGGAAGGATCTAGCATTCACACCCAAATGTTCAACAGttgtaaaaaataatgataGGAATAACAAATACAAGCACCAATCACATGGTTGTAAGAAAATAGTTTCCATCAACATGCTTGGAGAATGCAGCCATGTGATCCCAACATGGCTTCTTTTAAGAACCACAGCAGGCTGATTTTTGAGCAGCTTGGTTGGGCCCTCCTGCCTGGTCCGGTTGGTTAATTTTGATTGTCTGTGGCTGCAAAAAACCCAACAGAGGCATATGTTTATAACAAAAGCAGGAGGGTAACAAACCCAAATATGGGTTTGGGCTAGTTAGCAGCATGAAATGTTGATTCAATAGAATGATCAATAATTCATATTTGTTATCACATATGAATGGAACTTTTTGAATTGCCAAGATTGTCTTCCTATCCGTGATCATTTGGATGAATATGAATGCAATTACCAGAAATGCTATGAAATTACAGCTTTAACTGTGGTGAATAAACACGACTCTCGAAGgataaaattctaataatttGTACCTCAGCCTTTGAGTCTGTATCTGCAAGCCTTTGCTTGATATCCCTAGCTATTGAAAAAAACACCTCCTCCACATTTAAATTTGTCTTTGCACTCTATAAGAGAATTTCTTTGTCATATATTCACACACATATATACACAATCAACAAGATATCAAATTAATTTCAACATAAGCAATTAAATCAACATACAGTCTCAAAAAACTTGATGCCATATTCATCTGCAAGAGCCTGGCCCTTTGAGGTAGGAACAGCCTAACAATGAAGTTCCtcatcaattttatttaatgaaaaaaagaaaaaaaaaaaaaaaaaacacacacacatggagagagagagagggagaaagAGAGAACAGACCCTTTTGCTTTCATCCATGTCTGCCTTGTTACCCACAAGTATCTTGTTCACATTGTCAGAAGCATGCTGTTCAATGTTACGGATCCAATTCCTAATATctagatataaaaataaataaatatataaatgaacaagtaaattgaagaaaataatAAGGATGGAAACGATAACAAAATATGATAAAAGGTACTTCATCCTTGACATTCCATAAGTAAAATAACAGCATCACCAAAGATAAAGGTCCACAATTATATAGTTGTAGAAAACTATACAAATGATATGGAGACCcaatcagcaagagtaacaaaTAAAAGCATGGCAAGCTAAACTTCAAAAGATAGGAGTAAAGAAGTAGTTACTATTAAAAGATGATTCATCAGTGACGTCATACACAAGCAAAATACCCATAGCTCCACGGTAATACGCTGCAAAAGGTAACTGTACTTCAGCAAACTTCAGAaccaattaaaagcaacaaggAGAAGTTTTAGAatataagaaagaaaataaataatttacacAGAAGGCcaccaaaaaataaataagaaaatcttAAGGCTAATCTAGAAGCTACCCAGCATTCAGTCCAAAGTCACCACGACAGATATTTCTGTATGCTTGAATTTAAAATGCTGCTACATCTGTTAGCAAAAGTCCAGAAAAGGGAACAGTGGGCTGTGGATCCAATTCACTGAAAGTTTATTACAGAAAGAGGCtgaggaa includes:
- the LOC110620808 gene encoding ras-related protein RABE1c isoform X1 yields the protein MAAPPARARADYDYLIKLLLIGDSGVGKSCLLLRFSDGSFTTSFITTIGIDFKIRTIELDGKRIKLQIWDTAGQERFRTITTAYYRGAMGILLVYDVTDESSFNNIRNWIRNIEQHASDNVNKILVGNKADMDESKRAVPTSKGQALADEYGIKFFETSAKTNLNVEEVFFSIARDIKQRLADTDSKAEPQTIKINQPDQAGGPNQAAQKSACCGS
- the LOC110620808 gene encoding ras-related protein RABE1c isoform X2 translates to MAAPPARARADYDYLIKLLLIGDSGVGKSCLLLRFSDGSFTTSFITTIGIDFKIRTIELDGKRIKLQIWDTAGQERFRTITTDIRNWIRNIEQHASDNVNKILVGNKADMDESKRAVPTSKGQALADEYGIKFFETSAKTNLNVEEVFFSIARDIKQRLADTDSKAEPQTIKINQPDQAGGPNQAAQKSACCGS